GAAAAGAAACTTCTCGGGTGTGCCCTCATCGCGCAGGGTCTGCATTCCTTTAACCTGGTGCCCCGCGATCTCGCCGCCGTTAACTAACAGGTCCATCGCATCATCCCAGGTGATGCGCTGCCACTTGCCTTCGCCACGCGCACCGGCTCGTTTCATCGGGTAGAGTAGTCGATCGGGATTATAAACCTGGTTGATACCGGCCTGCCCTCGCGCACATATCTTGCCCCCGGACTTGATCATCGCGGGATTGCCTTCAATCTTGACCAACCGACCATTCTCGACATAGCCGATGATAGCATCTACATTCAAGCATTGCCAGCAGGCCGACGGAATGGCTTTTCTTTCCTGTTTGGTTACCAGCGAGAAGTCCTTCCCGTCCGGGTTTAGATTGAGTTTGCCACTGATAGGAGAATCAGCGGAACCGCCTTCAACCCCCAGAATAGTGCCTGCGGCCCCGAGGGTGGCATACTTGAGAAATGTACGTCGATCTTTGTTACTCATGAGCGTCACCTTTATTTGAGGGGTTATCCGAATAGTGTACCTGCTCTCTCTCATTGGCCTGGGCTACGGGGCGATCGGATATCAAGCAACCCGTCAGTGGAATAGCCAACAAGAAAATGATTCCGATCAACCATTTGATCGGTGCATAGTCGTAGTCCCGGGTTACCAGACCTCAGATGATCATCAAGAACCCGGCTACGAGCGATATAACCATAACCGTCTTTCGGGCGGATGAGTGGTCGACCGTTTTCTGATAAGCAACCGTGTCAGAACCAACCGGTAGTTCAATTGTGGGAAACAACTTTATCAGAAAGAGGAACACCAGAGCCGCCGCTACATAGGAACCCAGAGTTACGACCCATTCCGTATGAGTTGGTATATACTCCGTAAGCGGTCGAGCGGTTTGGAGATACGGCTGGTACTGAGGCGGAACCACGAGGAAATATCGTTTCAACCACAGGGCAACGTTAATAAGAACCGCTGCCGTGGCAGTCAGGCCTATGTTAACATAGCCCCTCTTCACCGATTGGACAAACAGATACCCAAACGGCATGATCAAACCCACGATAGTGGTCATCCAGAAAACACCCGAGAACCTCCCGCTGAGGAGAGAATCCGATATGGCGCCATCCGCTACCGTTGGCAGATACTGCGCTGTCAGATGTTCGCTCAACATAAAATAGAGATAGAGAAAAACCATGAAGGTCAGGAAAATGCCAAAAACGCGAAACAGGCGATCGGTCAGCAGGTGTTGCCAGGAATAGACCCGTCGCAAGAGAGCGGCGACTGCGAGAATTGTAGAAAAGCCGGAGACAATGGCCCCCAGCACAAAGTAGGGCGCCTGAAGTGGATTGTACCATCCGGCCTTGGCTGAGATCATGCCGAAGAGCAGACCATAAACTGAGTGGACGGATATCATTATCGGAATCAGTGCGAGCGCCAGCCAGAAGAGAACGCGCTTATGACGAGCTCGCTCTCCCTCAGTATCCTGATAGCCGAACGCCAGAAACTGATATAGGCCCCTGGATTTGGTTGCCAGCCTGGTCATCGTCCAGAGGTCCCGCCGCATGGACAGATACAGATAAACGGAACTGGTAAGGAAGTACAGGACAAAGACCGTCATCGACCAGACCATCGGGGAGTGCCACTTACCATACAGAAATACATTCAGAATGAAACGGTCCGGGCGTCCGACATGGAGGAGCAGGTTGATTACGGCGGTCGCAAGGGCGATGAGAGTGATGAACTCTGCTATCCTTGCTATGGAGCGATATTGATCGAGACGCAGAATCCGCACCACCGCTGAGATGGCAATGCCGACATGACTTATGCCAATTATGTGTACGGTATTGGCAACCAGTATGCCCCAAGTCGCGCCGAAAGTATCAATACCCAAAGTTGTAAGCCCCACCGCCAGAATACGGTAACAATGATAAAGCCAATAGGCGCTGCCCGCGATAAGCAGGATACTCACAACTGTACCGCCCATCCCCCTTTTGACGGTCGGTCTTATGTAGGACTGAGCAGAAAGCGCTTTCATATTGTCACCTTCCTTGTTCCGTGGCTAACAGCAAACAACATCGGGTGCCCACCTTTATAGAAAACAGATGGTCCGGTTCCAAACTCGGGCAGGAGCGGCACAAGGCGTTCACTATTATGTATCCGATACACTTCGCTTTCCGGGTCATTTAGGTCGCCAAAGGTCCGCGCATATGCAATGCAGGTATTCACACAAGCAGGCACGACACCGTTATCCACCCGGTGAGCACAAAAATCACACTTGTCTACCGTGCCGAAAGTGCGGGCAGGGAACAGCCGGGCCTCTTCAGAATCTCTCCTGGGATTGAAGTAACGAACACCATAGGGGCAGGCAACCATACAGTATCGACAGCCAATACATTTGGATTTGTCTATGACGATCAGGCCGTCCGCTCTTTTATACGTGGCTCCCACCGGACAGACCTTCTGACAGGCCGGTTTCTCACAATGGTTACAGAGCCGGGGAAGAAAAGCACGAGTAACCATCGGGTATTGACCTCTTTCTTTCTCTGAGACCCATGATCGAAAACCACCCAGCCGCACGCCATTCTCGGACTTGCAGGAAACGGCACAGGCTTTGCAGCCAAGGCACCTATCCAGATCGATAACCATGGCAAGTTGTCGCTCTTCCGGTACTATCTGGCACCTTGTCTGCACCGGCTGCCAACCTGGCACCAGGAATCGAAGTCGCCAGGCCAGCCAGGGCCGCACTGCCTTTTTTCACAAACTTTCTTCGCGAATACATGTTCTGGTTCTGTTCCGTAGCTGTTCTGGACTTAGGCATACCTTTTTTTCCTCCTTATTCTTTGGGTGAATAGAGAACCATCACCGCGGCGGTTTCCTGACATAGTTAAACGAATTCATGCAATGTTCTTATATTGTGAGGTACCTCTTCAC
The sequence above is a segment of the Candidatus Zixiibacteriota bacterium genome. Coding sequences within it:
- the nrfD gene encoding NrfD/PsrC family molybdoenzyme membrane anchor subunit is translated as MKALSAQSYIRPTVKRGMGGTVVSILLIAGSAYWLYHCYRILAVGLTTLGIDTFGATWGILVANTVHIIGISHVGIAISAVVRILRLDQYRSIARIAEFITLIALATAVINLLLHVGRPDRFILNVFLYGKWHSPMVWSMTVFVLYFLTSSVYLYLSMRRDLWTMTRLATKSRGLYQFLAFGYQDTEGERARHKRVLFWLALALIPIMISVHSVYGLLFGMISAKAGWYNPLQAPYFVLGAIVSGFSTILAVAALLRRVYSWQHLLTDRLFRVFGIFLTFMVFLYLYFMLSEHLTAQYLPTVADGAISDSLLSGRFSGVFWMTTIVGLIMPFGYLFVQSVKRGYVNIGLTATAAVLINVALWLKRYFLVVPPQYQPYLQTARPLTEYIPTHTEWVVTLGSYVAAALVFLFLIKLFPTIELPVGSDTVAYQKTVDHSSARKTVMVISLVAGFLMII
- a CDS encoding 4Fe-4S dicluster domain-containing protein, with the translated sequence MVIDLDRCLGCKACAVSCKSENGVRLGGFRSWVSEKERGQYPMVTRAFLPRLCNHCEKPACQKVCPVGATYKRADGLIVIDKSKCIGCRYCMVACPYGVRYFNPRRDSEEARLFPARTFGTVDKCDFCAHRVDNGVVPACVNTCIAYARTFGDLNDPESEVYRIHNSERLVPLLPEFGTGPSVFYKGGHPMLFAVSHGTRKVTI